From the genome of Sediminibacter sp. Hel_I_10:
CTTCATCACAATAGTCCCACATTTTCTGTCTTAAAATCGGGTCGAGCGCTAACTTGGGATTGTAAACGTTTCGCACTTCAGGATTTCCAGTCATCCCTGTAATACCTCCAGGTCCAATAAAACTGCCATCAGGAAGTGTTTCATCAACCGCTGCTCTCAAAGTCGACAAGGCGCCTTGTTCTACATCCATCATAAAAAGGCCTCTGATACTTCTGAAGACCGAGGCGAAAACACCTTTGGAAGCATCAAATAACGGTGTGGCAGTTAAACCTGGATGTGTGGAATGGACATGAATCTTATGGTCAAGTTTGTCTTCTTTAATAAAATCACGCAATCCATCCCTGAATTGAATCGCAGCTATTTTTGATAGTCCGTACACTTCCCAAGGGTCATACTTTTTTTCAGCGTTTAAATCATCCCAAAGATTTTTATCTTTTGCCGTACTGCTGGCGGATGAACTTGTGGATACAATCACAGCCTTGTTTGCCAGTTTAATTTTTGGCATGAGTAAGGATGTGAGTAAATGATGGCCCAACACATTCGTCGCCATTTGCAATTCCAATCCATCCACAGATTCCTTTCTTTCGGGCAATGCCATAATCCCAGCATTTAAAAGCAAACCATCAATTTGCGAAATATCAGAAGTGGTGTTAACTTCTTTAGCAAATTCCCTTACCGATTGTAATGAAGAGATGTCTAATGGTAAGATTTTGAGGCGACTCAAATCATCAGATGGTTTTTTGATAGTTGCAATTGCTTTATGCGCCTTCTCCAGATTTCTGTTGCCTGCGATGACTTGTGCCCCTCTTTTTGCCAACTCATAAGCAATGACGGTTCCTATACCAGAACTGGTTCCTGTGATGACATAGGTTTTATCGCTTAAATCTGAAGGTATATTTGTTCTAGTCCAGTTTTTCATAACAATGATTTTTTTAAATTAGGTTAACGTCTACTATTTATTTGAAGAAATGTTGGATTGCAAATACCACAGAATCGGAGGAACGACTACTTCTAAAAAAATGCCGAAAATAATAAAAGGTGTCAAATGATATAAAAATGCTGATGAAGCTCTTACAATACCACCTATGACCAGACTTATTATTAAAAAACGAAAAAGTGCGGTCTCATTAAGATTAAAAGCGCAATAAACGAAACCGATGGCCGTAGCTGCCCAAATGGCCGCAACAAAACGATGAGAGTTATCTGCCATCACATTTATTGATGGGTCATATTTAGCCGTAATGCCCATAAATCCTGTTATTAAAGCTATGATTCCGTATAAGACCAGAAATACTTGTATGATGATTGCATTCATATATGTTATGTTTTTAGTTCCTATTGATTGGAATTATATATGGTATTTAGAAATGAAATTATTTCATCCTTAATAATTTGTGGATGCCGCCAAGCAAGTTCATGGCCAGCATTTGGGAATATTTTAGTCTCTACTTTCGTGAAAACACTATCGGTATATTTTAAGTTTTCAACAGGTACAATATCGTCTGCATCGCCGTGAAGATGATAGACAGGCACATTGACTTGCGACCAATCGTTTTCTATTTTTTTCAGTTCTGCGGCATGAACTGATTTTTCATCGCCTGCAACCCTATACCCCGTTGGTACTATCCATCTCGTCAGGTTCCATCTTGTAAAACGGGACGCCCAAATATCATTTTCAATAGCTGGGTCAATGGCTGCGGAAATCATCATCACACCATCCACATTTGTATTGAGAACAGCTATTCTCGCTGCAATGGGACCTCCGTAAGATGACCCTATAAGAATGATATTTCTAATTTTGATTTCCTTTAGAAATTCGCTTATAAGGAACGATTGTAATTGTATTGAAGCCATGGACTTTCCAAAGTCTGAATAGCCATATCCTGGTCTATCTACTGCATAAAGATTTGCTGCTTTAATTAGAGTAGAATCTGGCATAAAATCCATCCAAACAAGAGATGAACTTGGCGAACCGTGAATAAAAACAATACTTATAGTGTTTCCCTCCTTCTCTACTTTTTGAATACGTAAGGTTCTATCGAGACTATCAACTTTGAAGTAAGCAAAATCTGTTGCGATGCCCCATTTCTGATATTGCGTTTTAATCGTCTTGTCTGATGCTCTATATTGTAATATTGTGCAGGATGACAAGGAGGCCGTTGCAATAAGAATTATAGCTATCCATCTAAAAAATTTCAACTTCATTAGTTGCAACTTTTATAAATCATTAGTTAAGGTTAAGTATGGATTTCCAGCTTTCATTATCCAAAATGTCCTCGATAAAACCTTTTTTATCAAAATCTTTTTTAAACGAAAGGTTTTGCTGTAATTCTGCATACTTCAAATCGGCATTGGCGGTTAAGAAATCGGCATCATCGCCCAAATACGATTGAAAGGTGTCATATTCTGCTTTATTGTGAAGCAAATCTTTTGCATTGATAAACTTCATATCCACCGCCGTTTTTACTTTTTTATGGCATCTGCAAGGATTGCTCTTATCGACCAAACCGCATTGCTTATTCATAAAATTATAAAGGTCCTTTCTAGCTTTGCTCAATTTCATTCTGAAATTCGCCTTGCTCATATCCATGATTTCCGAGCCTATGGTATGGTCTGCACCAAATATTTCACCTATAATATAAACGAGCCGTTGTTCTTTATTCAAACAAAGAATCATACCCGAAAGGCAATTAAGTCTGACTTCTCGAATCAGTTCTCTTTTCTCTTCTTTTTCGTCTTCAGTCATGTCATGATCAGGCGCTGCATTTAGGTGCGCACCCATTTCCTCAAAGTTTGTTGGAATCACGAAATTCATTTTTTTCTTATCATTCATAAAATGATTGAAAACAATACGATAGGCCCAAGTTCGGAAGGAGCTCTTAAACTGGAATTTTCCTAAATTGGTAATGATTTTAATAAAAACTTCCTGACTTAAATCTTTGGCATCATCAATATTTCCAGTCATCTTCCAAGCCACGTTATAAATATAGGCTTGGTGATTTTTTATCAATAAACTCAAGGCCTTTTTGTCGCCATTCAAGGTAAGTCCTATTAATTCTTTGTCCAGTTCGTCTGATGGATATGCTGCTGAAAATGGGTTCATATTGTTGAGATTTTGCTTATTTTTATTAGTTGTCGGTTTTCTTATGACCGTTGATAAACTCTTTAATTTTTAAGATGCTCTGTTAAACATCGATTTCAATTTGACAGTTACTTTTTGACTGCTACAAATGGGTAGCTTCCATAGAGTGTTTCGTCTACTACCGTTTTCACATTAAACACTCCCAAATCCTCAAATGAAATAGCATCAAAACTTGGTTTACTGCTAGCCACAAGCGAAACACTTCCTTTCTTATCTACAAGCTTTCCTGGTCGTGTGATGATATAATCAAAGGAATCTTTCTTATTGGATGCCATAAATTTGGTAACAGTTGTATTGTCTTTCAACATCTCTGTGGCACCAGTAAAAAAAGCAGCAGTCGGTGCTAACAATTTTAAGAGCATTGGATTTGACCCATCCGGTTTTGGTGCAAAAAAGACAGATTGATATAAGAATGCCTTTAGCGATAGTTCATTATCGAGAATAGGCCACAGGCATTCAATAAAACGTGTCATCATCCCCTTGTCGTAGTCCTTACCGTAGGTTCCACCTGCACAGCAGATGACATAGTTTGCTCCATGAACAGTCTCTTTCAAAGCATCTACATTTTCAAAATCCCCTTTAACGATTTTAAGCTTATCATTTTTAATTTTTATTTTACTGGGGTTTCTTACCAAAGCTTGAACATTATAGCCTTGTTCTAGCGCATAGTTTACAACATGACGACCTGTGAGGCCAGTTGCTCCAAGAACTCCAATTGTTATGCTATTCATTTGTTGTTGTTTATAAAGTTCCGAATTAAATAGTTACTTCTATTTTTTATTGAAATTAAATCCTTTTCTTATAAATAATTCCGTTTAGATTAAATAGCTCAAGAAATAAGAAATTAAGACGATTTATCAACGGTTATAAGATTTGATTTTTGAAAACCAAGTATCAAAAATACAGCTGCCATAATTGCAACGCCAATCCGTACCCAATGAAAAAACACCCAACCTTGCAATTTGCTGGTCGCTTCAGCAGCGCTATACTTTAATTCCATAAAATCAAAATTCATAGGCAAGTGATATACAGCGGTTTGAATTATCGTCAAAAGCAAACCTAAAAAGGCATAAAGGTAATAGCGTTTGGCCTCCTTATTGTCTTTGGTCAAAATAACGAGCGATAAAGTTGCCAAAAATCCTGGCATTAGTGTTACAGCAGTTGGACCCAATAATAGCGGAAAATCAACCTTGAAGGTTTCCATAAACGTAATCGGATCTAATGATTGCCAATGGACACAGTGACTCAATCCAATAGTTATCATATTTCCTACGAAAGCAGCTGATGCTATGATGGCTATAAAAGGCAGAATTTTTTTCATTCCTATATTAGAGATTTTCGTACCATTTGTTAAATTCTTCGCCCATCTGTTTGGGATGACTCTCGGTCAAAAAGTGTTTGCCTTTTCCTAAATAGACTTCGGTGTAATTTTTAAAGTTTTCTCGTGCATATTCAACAGCTTCTTTTTGGTTGATAAGGCCTCTTTTCGCATAAAAATATAAGATAGGCGTTTCGGTTTTTTTCATCCCTTCAGCGATTGTATTTAGAAGTTGTTCAAAATCACTATCGCCTTTTCCCTTATTCTTTGGTAATGAGCCTGGGTCTGGGCCGTTAACCATCGCGTATCGGCGTTCTTTCTCATCCCAAGGTTTGGTGTAATTGTCTTTTATTTCTTTAGATAACTTGCGACCTGTAAAGAAATTAACTGCTAAATTTTTCCCAGCAAAATTCTTTTTGACCATCCATCTTTCAGCACGTTGTGGTCTGCTGATGAGTTTTGTGAATAATTTCATAGTAAGTGGAAACTGATTATAAAAATAATCAGCCGGCATAAATGGCGCTTCAAAGAGCGCAATTGCCTTCACGTTATCAGGCTGTCGCATCACATAGAGCATCCCCACTAATGAGCCAATATCCTGAACAAATAGCGTCACGTTTTTGAGTTGCTTGGCTTCAATAAAATCAGTCAGCATTTTGTACTGCGCTTCAACAGACACATTTCTGTCTTTTGGAAAACTCGATTTTCCAAAACCTAAAAAATCTAATGCAATCACTTGTTTATTGCTATCAATTTCTGGAATTACGTTACGCCATAAATAAGACCAGGAAGGCAGTCCGTGAAGCAACAAGACTGGGTCTCCCTCTCCAGATTCGACATAATGAATTTTTTCAGCTCCTATGTCGATGTATTTCGATTCAAAAGAAAATTCATCTGAAATATTGGCTTCAACCTTTTTTGCTTTACCAGGATAGACTTCTTGACCATTCATTAGAGAAAATCCTAAACACACTAAAAGAGTGATTCTCCATTTTTTAATTTGACATATCATTATTATCAAGGTTTTTTTAGACGTTTTTTAGAAAACACATGTAACTTTTTTCATCAAAACTGTGTCGTCTTTTTTTTACTTAGACAGATGAGTTAGTCATGTGTAAAAGGATTATGGTCTTTTTTTATTTTTATTTCGTTTTCGTTTGCCATATTTCAATCAGCATTAAATATTTTAATAGGATGAATTATAAAACGCGCATTGGTTTTTAAATGTTAAATCATTACTATTTAATAGTTTAAGACTTAATCACTTTAGAGTTAACAATGGTTTTAATGCGATTAAGTATAAACTCTTCATTAGCTTATCTTTATTTTATTCGGAAAAATCATTTTTGTTTAAATATAACACTGTCATAAAATGGTTTTCATTATTAAAGAAATCAATAAAACTCTAGGGTCTATATGAAGCAAACATGAATTAGTGTTTGTTTTTTTTGCCATGTTGTTTTAAAGATTTTTTTTATTACTCCATATTATTCTTAGGTCCTAGAACACTTAGCAACAACACTAAGTATCCTCTCCGTCTAAAAGCTTAATACACTATTAATAGTTACTAAATCCAAACCAATACTTATGAACAATAAGAACTTTTCAAAGAAGTCACTGCCAGACGATTTTAAGGATTTACAAGAAGACTTTTTGTCATCCGTAGAAGACATCGATGATGTTAAGCGCAACCAACTTAAAGCAGAACTGTCTGCCGCCTTGCTTGGAATTTCCTTGGAAAATGAAGAAAAAGCAAAACGAGTAGCCCAATTGATTATTGCCAACCTCGAATTAAAGTTTCTTAATGAAGAAAAAGCCAATCGTGCTGCAGAGTTAGTTACAGCTAACATAGAATTGGTCTATCAAAATAAGGAAAAAGGGAAAAGGGCTGCTGAATTGGTAATTGCCAATAAAGAACTTGTTTTCCAAAATCAAGAAAAAGCGAGACGTACAATAGAATTAGCAATTGCAAATGCAGAACTTGTAGTTCAAAGTAAGGCAAAAGAGAAACTAGCACTAGAATTGCTCAAAGCGAAAGATCGCGCCGAAGAAAGCGATCGCCTGAAGTCTGCTTTTTTAGCCAATATGAGCCATGAAATAAGAACGCCTATGAATGGTATTTTAGGTTTTTCTGAATTACTCAAGGAACCTAAACTTTCTGGAAAAAGACAACAAGAGTACATTGATATCATAAAAAAAAGCGGCGCACGAATGCTCAACATCATTAATGATATCATTAGCATTTCAAAGATAGAAGCGGGCTTGATGGAAGCCAATATTCATAAATTGAATGTCAATAATAAAATTGAATTCATCCATCAATTTTTTCTTCCTGAAACCACTAAAAAGGGACTTCTTTTTTCAACTAAAAAACCGCTAAAAGGAGATCATGCCTTTATCAACTCTGACGCTGAAAAAATTTACGCCATACTCACCAATTTGGTTAAAAATGCCATTAAACATACTGAGACAGGCGCTATAGAATTGGGATATACATTAAAAACAGACCAGCAGATACCCGAGTTGGTGTTTTACGTTAAAGATACTGGTATCGGCATAGCAAAATCGAGACAAAAGTTAATATTTGAACGGTTTACCCAAGCTGATATTTCTAATAAAATGGCGTTTCAAGGTGCCGGTTTAGGTTTGTCTATCTCTAAAGCATATGTAGAACTGCTTGGTGGAAAAATTTGGATAGATAGTGCCAAGGGTAAAGGCACCACATTTTATTTCACGCTGCCTTACAATACCAAACTACAACAACCTGAAAGCTCTAAAATCAAAGACAATCCTGAACAGCTTGTTGAAATAATTAATAAGAAACCACTAAAGCTAAAAATATTAATTGTAGAAGATGATGATGTTTCTCGAATGCTCCTCAGGTTTGTAGTAAAGACCTATAGTTCTCAACTGTTTGAAGCAAGAACAGGAGTTGAGGCTGTGGATATTATGAGAGAGCATCCAGACGTTGACTTGGTACTTATGGACATTCAGATGCCTGTTTTAAATGGATTTGAAGCTACCCGACAAATTCGTGAATTTAATAAAGATGTTATTATTATCGCGCAAACCGCATCTGGATTATCTGAAGACAAGTCTAAGATCATAGGCGTAGGATGTAACAACTTTATGCTTAAACCAATTAACAAGAATAAATTAATGCTTACTATTCAAGAATATTTCAAATCTTAATATTGAAATTTAAGTTCTAATTAGGTTGCATGGAAACTATTAAGAGATAAATAGGAACAATTCATATTCTACGCCGTAATTGTAATATCAGAAGCAATCCCAATTCAATAATTAACGCATGCAAGACCGCCTTTGATATGGGTTTTATGATAAAACCGGTTACATTGTGATAAGAAATATAAGTAACTCGCAAAATTTTTAGATGTTAATGGTATTTGATTTATCCTTTCAACTACAGATTATTTTGATTCCTGAGACATTTTTAATAATCTGAATTTTCACGTAACTTATCTGTATACTTAAAATCTAATTACTGTACAATTAGGTTATCTACTGTAAGTAAGTCTTTTATATTTTGATTTTTTGCTCGACATACCAATACTAAGTTGTTTAGAGATGTAATTTTGCTGATTTTATTTTTTCGAGGAGATGTTCTCCATAAAGGGAAATACTTCAAAATACTTTCATACAGATCTCAATTTGCTTTTTTACTATTAAATAAATATTTACTAAATTAGATTCTCAACCAATAAGCAAACCAACTACCAACCTACGTGAATACTCCACTGTCACGTAATTGAGTAACTCAATTATGGATACGAAACATCTAACTTTTAAAAACTTACCTCATCAGCCAAGCTGTTGTCAAGATTCTTGTTGTTATAGTACCACTGTCCTTTTCCATATTTTATTAGTTAAGCTAGTCCCCAAAAATCAATTCTAACATGACCTCATCTCAACTAAACTGTTTGTATAATGATAAAAGCAAAGACTCTCTTTGGATGGTCGATCTTGACTTTAAATTGCTTTATGCCAATAAAACTTATCTGAGTATTATGCATACAATTACAGGAAAGGAGCAAAAGCTTTACGATTCTGTATTTCGTGAAGAGCTTAGTAAAGAAGAATATGAAAAATGGAGAACGAATTATAACAAGGCATTTAAAGGAGAGTATGTTGAGATAGCAGATCATTATTATGATTCAGAGTTAAAAGAAACTCAATACGGTCAAACTACTTTTGAACCTTTAACAAATGATGATAACGTGATTTTTGCTGTTGCTTGCCGATGGAAAAACGTTACAAAGATTATAAAACATAGAAATGAAGAGAATCAATTAATGGATTCTTCTTTAGATGTTTTTTGTACACTTAATGCAGATGGTGAATTTGTGTACGTAAGTAAAGCTTCTGAAAGACAATGGGGCTACACCCCTGAAGAGCTGATTGGGAAGCGATATATAGAGTTCACCTTAGAGGAAGATGTATCCAAATCAGAGAAGATAACTGCTGCTATTGAAAGTGGTCAAAACATTAAAACCTTTTATAATAGGTATAGAAAAAAAGATGGAGGGGTTGCCTATAATTTATGGTCATCAAGATGGGATGATACTACCAAATTATTTTATTCGGTAGCAAGAGATAACCAGGAACAAGTTGAGCAAGAAGAGAAATTATTACGAAGTGAACAACGTTTTAAAGCCTTAGTTCAAGGAGGCAATGACCTCTACGCTATTATCGATTTAGAAGGCCGCTATATTTATATGAGTCCTTCGAGTACGGCTATTATAGGCATTCCACCAGAAGCTTTTATCGGTAGAGATGCCTTTGAATTTATTCATCCTGATGATATTGAGCAAACCCGATCCAGTCTTAAAAAAATAGCGACCGAAGGTAAAGTGGTCATGGAGCTCTATCGAGCCAAAAATCAACATAATGAATGGCGATGGGTTGAGACCGTACTCACTAATATGTTAGATCATCCAGCGGTAAATGGCATTGTTATTAATTCTAGGGATATTACAAAAGAGGTTGAAGAAAAACATCAACTTAAGTTGCTTGAAAGTGTCATTACAAATACTCAAGAAGCCGTCTTAATTACCGAAGCAGAACCTTTTGATGAACCAGGACCTAAGATCATTTATGTTAATGATGCTTTTGTTAAAATGACAGGTTATACCGCTGAAGAAGTTATAGGTAAAACACCACGGATACTCCAGGGTCCTAATTCCAATAAAGAAGATTTAGAAAAACTGGGCCGCGCGCTTAGAAATTGGGAATCTCATGAAATAACCACCATCAACTATAAAAAGAACGGAGAAGAGTTTTGGATCAACTTTGAAGTATCACCTATTGCTAATGAAACTGGAAGATATACGCATTGGATTGCGATTGAGCGCGATGTAACCGAGCAAAAGAATAGAGAATTAGAAAAAGATCTCATCAGTAACATAAATTCCATTTTTAACCAAGATATTGACAACGACCTGTCTATCTGTTTAACCGATCTTTTACGAGAACTTACAGCGTTTGGCGATTTTGAATTTTCAGAAATATGGCTCACCGCTATTGATGAAAAGCGCATCAATCGTGTTGCTAATTATGCGGAAAATGAAGCTGGACATGCATTTCATAAAGCAACAAAGTCGATTAACTCTTTAGAATTAGGAGAAGGATTACCTGGTTATGTTTGGAAAACCAAAACCATCGAGATCTGGGAAGAATTTGACGGTAATTGGATCTCTAAAAGAAAGAATGCAGCAATAAACGTTGGTCTCCAATGTATGATGGGCATACCTTTGATACATAAAGAGGCCGTTTTGGGCGTATTACTTATAGCAACACCTAAAACGAAATCCTTTATCAATAAATATAAATCGATTTTTAAAAGAATAGAATTAACCATTAGTGCTGAACTAAATCGTAAAAAAGTAGAAATTGAATTAGCCCAAATTTTTGACTTTACTCCAGATATGATCTGTGTGGCAGGTTTTGACGGATTTATCAAACGTATAAATCACGCTGGATTAGAAATGCTTGGTTATTCTTTAGACGAAATACGTTCTAAACCAATTGTGTCCTTTATGCACCAAGATGATAGAGTAATCACTAACAAAAAACAAAAAAAACTCTATAAAGGCAAGAAACTTCAAAGCTTTGAGAATCGATACATTACAAAAACAGGACATACAATATGGTTGAGTTGGACAGCAACCTCTGCTCCGGAATATGGTATTGTATATGCCGCTGCTAAGAACATCACTGAAGAAAAGAAGCTTCGAGAATTGAATCGTCAAGTTGGAAAACTTGCCAAAATTGGAAGTTGGGAAGTAGATGTAGTGAATCAAACTGTCTTTTGGTCAGACGAGGTTCATCAAATCTACGGAACAGACCCCCGCTCATTTGTGCCGAACATTGATGCCGCTATTAACTTTTACAGAGAAGATTATCGGGAACTAGCAGGATCAAGCTTTGAGAAATGTATTCTAAACCAAGAACCATATACTATTGAAGCCGTTATCGTCAACTCTAATAATAAAGAATTGTGGGTACGTACCACTGCGAAAGCAGAGTTCATCAATGGTGTGTGCACACGAGTTTATGGAAGTTTTCAAGATATTAGCGCTATTAAGGAAACAGAAAATAGATTGCTATCGCTTTCAGAAAACTTACCGGGCGTGGTCTACCAATATCTTATAAATCCTAATGGAACAGACGAGCTTAGATATGTTTCAAAAGGAGCGGAAAGAACATCGGGCTTTACGGCCAATGAGTGGACCAATAACATAAACCTTTTATTCAATCAAATTGAAGCGGGTGGTAATATGGAAGAGTTTAAGTCCAGTATTCGCAAATCCATCGAAACAAAATCAAAGTGGACATGTCGGTATAAATATGTTTTACCAACTGGAGAAGTTCGTACCCATATGGGATTTGGAATGCCCAACTTTTTAGCAGATGGTACAGTCTTATTTAATAATATCGCTTTAGATATTACACAAGAAGCGAAAAACGAAGAGTTATTAGAACTCGCTACAAAGGTCTCGAGAATAGGGAGTTGGGAACTCAACTTAATCAATCAAGAAGGCGATGAGATGTATTGGTCTCCCATGTTATTTGAGATACTTGAGCTAGACCATAACTTTAAACCAACTTTAAAAGCTGGTATAGAATTTCATACTGATGATAGTCAGGATATTATAAAAAAAGCACTTCATCGTTTAATTGAAGAAGGCATTGAATTTGATGAAGAAATTTTGGTAATTACTGCCAAAGGAAATAAACGATGGAATAGAGCCATTGGTAAATGTGAAATAGTCAATCATAAGGTGACCAGAATTTATGGTAGCTATCAGGATATTCATGAACAAAAAGTAGCCGCTCTAGCATTAGAGAAAAGTTTGAAGGCGCTAAAAGATTACACATTTGCTTTAGATCAGTCGGCCATCATCGCTACTACGGATCATAAAGGAGTGATTACGTCTGTAAATGACAACTTTTGTAAAATTTCACAGTACAATGAAAAGGAACTTATTGGAAAAACGCACAGACTTATTAATTCTAACCATCACCCTAAAGGATATTTTAAAAATTTATGGGAAACTATAAGTTCCGGTAAAGTGTGGCGAGGAGAATTAAAAAACAAAGCGAAAGATGGCTCCTATTATTGGGTAGATACTACTATTGTGCCCTTCTTAGATGAAAGCAATCAACCCTTTCAATATTTAGCCATTCGTTTTGATATCACTGAGCGAAAAAGAGTAGAAGAAAGTTTAATTACCACATCAGAACAATTACGTTTGGCAACAACATCTGCAAAATTGGGAATATGGGATTGGGATGTAGTAAACGATAATTTGACTTGGGATGATAGGATGTATACCTTATATGGCGTTAAAGAGGAAGATTTTGAAGGGACAATAAGTGCTTGGACAAATGGTATTCATTCTGATGATGTTGAAAGAGCAACTAAAGATTTATATGATGCTGTTACTGGGGTAAGAGATTTTAAATCAGTTTTCAGGGTAGTTTGGCCAGATGAATCAGTTCACTATATAGAAGGAACTGCAATTGTTTCAAGAGATATAAAGGGAAATGCTTTAAGAATGATAGGGAGTAATATAGATATTACAGATCTGAAGATAGCAGAACAAGAAATTTTAGAAGCCAAAGAAAAAATAGAAGTTAGTGAAGCGAAATTTAAATCGTATACAGAACAATCACCAATAGCCATTTATACCACAGATATCAAAGGTGACTGTATTTACGCTAATGAAACATGGCTCAAAATGGCAGGCATGCAGTTAAAAGATGCCTTAGGAAAGGGATGGGTTAAGGCCTTACATCCAGAGGATTTGGAATATGTTCAAAAAAATTGGTACAAATCGGTTAAGTCAAATGGCAAATGGAGCTATGAATACCGATTTACAGATGAAAAACAGAATATTACTTGGGTTAACGGTACCGCAAAAGAATTATTTAATGAAAATGATGAGCTTATTGGTTATTTGGGCTCCAACGTTGATATTACCGAACGTAAAAAAGCAGAACAAGAGAAAAACAATCTTCAAGTCACTATAGAAAACAGCTTAAATGAAATCTATATTTTCGATGCCAAAACATTTCTATTTACTTATGTCAATAAAGGTGCTTATCGTAACCTGGGGTATTCTGAGGATGAAATGAAGACCTTGACCCCAATAGATATTAAACCCGATTATACGCCAAACACTTTTAATCATCTTGTAGCACCTTTAATACGTAAAGAAAAAGAGAAGATTTTATTTTTTACAAATCATCTACGAAAAGATGGAAGCATGTATCCCGTAGAAGTGCATTTACAACTATTCGATGAAAGGGAAAACAAGAGGTTTTTGGCAATTATATTGGATATTACAGAACGTAAAAAAGCTGAAGAAAAAATTCTTCTTGCTAATGAGCGGTTTGAGAAAGTCACCGAAGCCACAAATGATGCTATTTGGGACTGGGATATTGAGAACGACACCTTTTATCGCTCTGAAGCGATTGAACATTTTTTTGGTAGAAACACCTTAAAATCATTTTCAAAATTAGATTTCTGGAAAGACCGTTTTCATCCAGAAGACAAGGAGACTATCATTAATAGTGTAGATGCTGCGTTAGCAGATCCCAAGTGTGAACGATGGGAACAAGAATACCGAATAGTTAACCCGGAGGGAGACATTATTTACGTTATAGACCAAGGCATCATTGTAAGA
Proteins encoded in this window:
- a CDS encoding ATP-binding protein, encoding MNNKNFSKKSLPDDFKDLQEDFLSSVEDIDDVKRNQLKAELSAALLGISLENEEKAKRVAQLIIANLELKFLNEEKANRAAELVTANIELVYQNKEKGKRAAELVIANKELVFQNQEKARRTIELAIANAELVVQSKAKEKLALELLKAKDRAEESDRLKSAFLANMSHEIRTPMNGILGFSELLKEPKLSGKRQQEYIDIIKKSGARMLNIINDIISISKIEAGLMEANIHKLNVNNKIEFIHQFFLPETTKKGLLFSTKKPLKGDHAFINSDAEKIYAILTNLVKNAIKHTETGAIELGYTLKTDQQIPELVFYVKDTGIGIAKSRQKLIFERFTQADISNKMAFQGAGLGLSISKAYVELLGGKIWIDSAKGKGTTFYFTLPYNTKLQQPESSKIKDNPEQLVEIINKKPLKLKILIVEDDDVSRMLLRFVVKTYSSQLFEARTGVEAVDIMREHPDVDLVLMDIQMPVLNGFEATRQIREFNKDVIIIAQTASGLSEDKSKIIGVGCNNFMLKPINKNKLMLTIQEYFKS